ATCCTGAAGATATCGAAATGCTACAAGATCTAGTTTTAGCGGCAACGAATGATGCTCTGAAAAAGGTAGATGATTTAACAAACGAAACAATGGGAAAATTCACTAAAGGTATGAACTTACCTGGTCTGTTCTAGGAGGATTGTCATTCATGCAATATCCTGAACCAATATCAAAATTAATTGATAGCTTTATGAAGTTGCCAGGGATTGGACCGAAAACGGCCGTTCGTCTGGCTTTTTTTGTACTAAATATGAAAGAAGATACTGTCTTGGACTTTGCTAAAGCTCTAGTTAATGCAAAGCGAAATTTATCATATTGCTCCATTTGTGGTCATATTACTGATCAGGATCCATGCTATATTTGCGAAGATGAACGTCGTGATAAAAGTGTGATTTGTGTTGTGCAAGATCCTAAAGATGTCATTGCTATGGAAAAGATGAAGGAATACAACGGTCTTTACCATGTTTTACATGGTGCGATTTCTCCGATGGATGGGATAGGTCCAGAAGACATTAAAATTCCTGATTTGTTGAAACGTCTACAAAGTGATGAAGTTCAAGAAGTCATATTAGCAACAAACCCGAATATTGAAGGGGAAGCGACTGCTATGTATATATCCCGTCTTTTAAAACCTACTGGCATTAAATTAACGCGAATAGCACATGGCTTACCAGTTGGGGGAGATTTAGAATATGCTGATGAAGTAACTCTTTCGAAAGCGCTGGAGGGTAGAAGAGAAATTTAAAAAGGTATGATTTAGGAGGCAGAATACAACGTGTTTTTTCGAAAAAAAGGGTGGCTTAGAAAGGAATATAATGAAAAATTACTTCTGGATCTGCTGGAATTAAAAGAACAATGGAATCGGCAAAAAAAGATTATTGAAAAAAGTGTAGAACCGTCTCCTGAAG
This genomic interval from Bacillus alveayuensis contains the following:
- a CDS encoding hypothetical protein (product_source=Hypo-rule applied; pfam=PF10704), with amino-acid sequence MFFRKKGWLRKEYNEKLLLDLLELKEQWNRQKKIIEKSVEPSPEVLYELKLAESKYFFLLKEAKNRRVTLK
- a CDS encoding recombination protein RecR (product_source=KO:K06187; cath_funfam=3.40.1360.10; cog=COG0353; ko=KO:K06187; pfam=PF02132,PF13662; smart=SM00278; superfamily=111304; tigrfam=TIGR00615), with amino-acid sequence MQYPEPISKLIDSFMKLPGIGPKTAVRLAFFVLNMKEDTVLDFAKALVNAKRNLSYCSICGHITDQDPCYICEDERRDKSVICVVQDPKDVIAMEKMKEYNGLYHVLHGAISPMDGIGPEDIKIPDLLKRLQSDEVQEVILATNPNIEGEATAMYISRLLKPTGIKLTRIAHGLPVGGDLEYADEVTLSKALEGRREI